A region from the Paenarthrobacter aurescens genome encodes:
- a CDS encoding helix-turn-helix domain-containing protein produces the protein MDTKDLPGNILDPNCPSRVVFQRIGDKWASLVIQVLGDGPVRFSELRKMVNVVTPKVLTQTLRALERDGLITRTVYAQVPPRVEYELTALGESLLQPLTMLRHWAESHVPTILEARDAYDEAQDEALLGPSN, from the coding sequence TTGGATACTAAAGATCTCCCAGGCAATATCCTCGACCCCAACTGCCCGTCGCGGGTGGTGTTCCAGCGCATCGGAGACAAATGGGCGTCCCTGGTGATCCAGGTGCTGGGTGACGGGCCTGTTCGGTTCTCAGAACTGCGCAAAATGGTGAACGTTGTTACTCCGAAGGTTCTGACGCAAACCCTTCGCGCCCTGGAGCGGGACGGTTTGATTACACGGACCGTGTACGCGCAGGTACCGCCCCGGGTGGAGTATGAGCTGACGGCTCTGGGCGAGTCCCTGCTGCAGCCGCTGACCATGTTGCGGCATTGGGCCGAGAGCCACGTGCCCACCATCCTGGAAGCCCGCGACGCCTACGACGAAGCGCAGGACGAAGCCCTCCTGGGCCCATCCAACTGA
- a CDS encoding sensor histidine kinase, which translates to MQSPAGAATILRVLRVSLHVGFAVLLLVAVVRLMTGMGTSGAASAVALAAGLGLSALLALVYLGGTLLEKRHATVPTRFNPAPYARWWLGAVMLLWLLLLLVSSDFAWVAFPLFFLQLHLLPRGPALSVIAVSTALLVGTLWFHSRGASDGGLQLAMVLGPVFGAVFAVVTGLAYRALFLEAENQRAVADELRRTRAELAKTQHDAGMLAERERLAREIHDTLAQGFSSIILMGRSAAKALDQGNTTAAKERLRTVQDTASTNLAEARSFVRGLRSPDLEESGLVDTLRRLCAKTETEAAARGSALRCRFELVGTPVELPNTYQTTLLRAAQASLANVWAHAHARAAVVTLSFLGGEVTLDVFDDGIGFEPSTAAGTARGDGTGVGLQSLRERLAALDGRMEIESAPGEGTVVAVRVPLPAEGAA; encoded by the coding sequence ATGCAGTCTCCCGCTGGCGCAGCCACTATCCTCCGCGTGCTGCGCGTGAGCCTGCATGTAGGTTTCGCGGTTCTGTTGCTGGTGGCCGTGGTCCGTTTGATGACGGGAATGGGAACCAGTGGTGCGGCGTCGGCTGTGGCCCTGGCCGCCGGTCTGGGGCTTTCTGCCCTGCTGGCGCTGGTGTACCTCGGCGGGACTCTCCTGGAGAAACGCCACGCGACTGTTCCCACCCGGTTCAACCCGGCACCCTATGCACGCTGGTGGCTGGGAGCGGTGATGCTCCTGTGGTTGCTGCTCCTCCTGGTCAGCAGCGACTTCGCATGGGTGGCCTTCCCGTTGTTCTTCCTGCAACTGCACCTGCTCCCCCGTGGCCCAGCGTTGTCAGTTATTGCCGTGAGCACTGCGCTTCTGGTGGGCACGCTTTGGTTCCACAGCAGGGGCGCGTCCGACGGCGGTTTGCAGCTTGCCATGGTCCTGGGGCCAGTGTTTGGGGCAGTCTTCGCCGTGGTCACCGGCCTGGCTTACCGTGCCCTGTTCCTCGAAGCGGAAAACCAGCGTGCTGTGGCAGACGAGCTTCGCAGGACGCGCGCCGAACTCGCCAAGACCCAGCACGACGCCGGAATGCTCGCCGAACGTGAACGGCTCGCCCGGGAAATTCACGACACTTTGGCCCAGGGCTTCTCAAGCATCATTCTGATGGGCAGATCGGCGGCGAAAGCCTTGGACCAAGGCAACACCACGGCTGCGAAGGAGCGGCTGAGGACGGTTCAGGACACGGCCTCCACCAACCTTGCCGAGGCCCGCAGCTTTGTTCGCGGCCTGCGTTCCCCGGATCTTGAAGAGTCCGGACTTGTGGACACGCTGCGGAGGCTGTGCGCGAAAACGGAGACGGAAGCTGCAGCCCGGGGGTCCGCGTTGCGCTGTCGCTTCGAACTGGTGGGTACGCCTGTTGAGCTGCCGAATACGTACCAGACCACCCTGCTCCGGGCCGCCCAGGCTTCCCTCGCAAACGTGTGGGCACACGCCCACGCGCGCGCAGCCGTCGTGACCCTGTCCTTCCTTGGAGGGGAAGTGACCTTGGACGTTTTTGACGACGGCATAGGATTCGAGCCGTCGACGGCGGCCGGTACGGCGCGTGGCGACGGAACCGGCGTCGGGCTTCAGAGTTTGCGCGAGCGGCTGGCGGCGTTGGATGGTCGAATGGAAATTGAGTCAGCCCCTGGGGAGGGGACTGTGGTTGCTGTCCGGGTACCGCTTCCGGCGGAGGGTGCTGCGTGA
- a CDS encoding NAD(P)-dependent oxidoreductase, with translation MKIAVYGATGMVGSQIVNESLTRGHEVTAISRKGAEVPGAAAQAADQADAEIFASIAKEHDVVVLATGPSRTGGDHSEWLDAMATAYSNAEGTRLMIVGGAGTLEVDGVRLLDSPDFPEAYKAEATTAAKALETVRKSPESLDWTVLAPAPVIQPGERTGEYAVAKDSPAGGSISTQDYAVAMLDEIERPAHRRARFTAAN, from the coding sequence ATGAAAATCGCAGTCTACGGCGCCACGGGCATGGTCGGCAGCCAGATCGTCAACGAGTCCCTCACCCGCGGCCACGAGGTCACGGCCATCTCCCGCAAGGGCGCAGAGGTTCCCGGCGCTGCCGCTCAAGCAGCTGATCAGGCTGACGCTGAGATCTTCGCCTCCATCGCCAAAGAGCACGACGTCGTGGTGCTGGCTACGGGACCCAGCCGCACCGGCGGCGATCATTCAGAATGGCTCGACGCCATGGCTACTGCGTACAGCAACGCCGAAGGCACCCGCCTGATGATCGTTGGAGGCGCCGGAACCCTTGAGGTGGACGGCGTCCGCCTGCTCGACTCTCCGGACTTCCCGGAGGCCTACAAGGCTGAAGCCACCACCGCGGCCAAGGCCCTGGAAACCGTGAGGAAATCCCCGGAATCCCTGGACTGGACGGTCCTGGCCCCCGCCCCCGTCATCCAGCCGGGCGAGCGTACAGGAGAGTACGCGGTGGCCAAGGATTCACCCGCCGGCGGCAGCATCTCCACCCAGGACTACGCTGTGGCCATGTTGGACGAGATCGAACGCCCGGCTCACCGGCGCGCCCGCTTCACGGCCGCCAACTAA
- a CDS encoding ABC transporter ATP-binding protein, translating into MSAALNLINVSLEYPDGTSTLKALDAVNLSVRPGEYLSLVGPSGSGKSSLLAVAATLVKPTAGQVIIDQQDASALSQAERTSLRRDKVGIIFQQPNLLPALTAVEQLLIREHLRGRRGRGERERAAELLDVVGLSEAAHKRPHQLSGGQRQRVNIARALMGKPTVLLVDEPTAALDHERSESIVRLLRRVTDEFRTATVMVTHDTEFLALTDAVATMRDGRISRALVPSA; encoded by the coding sequence GTGAGTGCAGCATTGAACCTGATCAACGTCTCCCTCGAATACCCGGACGGCACCTCAACTCTCAAGGCACTGGACGCCGTCAACCTCAGCGTCCGCCCTGGTGAATACCTCTCCCTCGTTGGTCCTTCCGGGTCCGGCAAATCCTCGCTTCTGGCAGTGGCCGCAACCCTCGTAAAGCCCACGGCCGGGCAAGTCATCATCGACCAGCAGGACGCCTCAGCCCTTTCGCAGGCCGAACGCACAAGCCTTCGCCGGGACAAGGTGGGCATCATCTTCCAGCAACCCAACCTGCTGCCGGCACTGACCGCCGTCGAGCAGTTGCTGATCCGCGAGCACCTGCGGGGAAGGAGAGGCCGCGGGGAACGGGAGAGGGCCGCTGAGCTGCTGGACGTCGTCGGACTTTCAGAAGCTGCACACAAGAGGCCGCACCAGTTGTCCGGGGGCCAACGTCAGCGGGTCAACATTGCCAGGGCCCTGATGGGCAAACCCACCGTTCTTCTGGTCGATGAGCCCACGGCCGCGCTCGACCATGAACGGAGCGAGTCCATTGTCCGGCTACTGCGGCGGGTGACCGATGAGTTCCGGACTGCCACCGTCATGGTCACGCACGACACGGAGTTCCTGGCCCTCACTGATGCAGTGGCCACCATGAGGGACGGACGCATCAGCCGCGCCCTGGTCCCGTCCGCGTAG
- a CDS encoding NPCBM/NEW2 domain-containing protein has protein sequence MSAPALGLSGAVPTSPGRAKKLVRKAASLGLASLLLAGTIPALSFTAANAAPGDPAAIKAVTPEVPVDAAGVPLGAVTGFTQSGNVVHLSAEKGAIRVTFLDDGNFRLEADPSGNFTDPANTDQGDPARTANIVVGKDKFPGVAPTITDGDWLVLKTAKISVEINKATTQLRVLRADGSLVLEESAPITFGANSATQHLAQQDGEQFIGGGMQNGRSVHTGALINIARNFDWDDDGYPNAVPYYMSSKGYGVLRDTFARGSYNFAGQPTTTHEEKRFDAYYFVGDYKQSLGAYTTLTGKPMMPPVYALEYGDADCYNRSNPGYSSSGYGDPDGAKQRTPDAIKTARKFVENDMPAGWMLVNDGYGCEYQQLPETVSNIEEETDLKVGLWTQRSLTNQEYEVGEAGVRLRKLDVAWVGQGYRQALTGCEAAHGGIEQYSDARGTSLMVEGWAGSQRCGMQWTGDHSGNLDAVRWQVSALTGAGNSGLAFTTGDVDGIFGGSAESYVRDLQWKAFAPALYSMSGWAATDKRPWLYGDEATAINRQYLQLRQKLMPFIYTLAQESSATGVSMMRSMALEFPDQEWSYGAEANNQFMLGSDFLVAPVFTQTDVRNGIFLPAGQQWVDYWTGKLYQGGQILNGYNAPLDKLPVFVRAGAVIPQGIVARNASLVPEDSMITLDVYAQGQDTFTLYEDDKVTREFKDGKSSSQLFTVDAPGTGNSSVMVSIGERKGEYTGKAAARPYELKVHAGAAPKDVKIGGTKLAQHSTQAAYAAAATGWFFDEANNGTIWVKTGSIASNQTATVQLQQAGPLGGKSQEDSAAEVRVTTGQQVFQDQETTVTAAFVNTGAKAKSNVVLTPVLPEGWTVVSSSGATAAKVEGGATVTATFVIKPGTSAKAGQQTVRVSASYVSSGSLQTVTGGNQIYVAYGSLASAYNTVSITTVAGKALGNFDGGGATFAAEQLAAATVPAGGVRPGSTVTVDAGKPTQVDYTWPAVGPDVPNSVALSAQTIAVQGKGTHLAVLGSAAVGNGTSPVLTLSYADGTTEQQSIFFPNWLQPSVLNGAVVAVSEQGRNNANGPSPEYTQYKYQAFSNTVRLNPTKELASVTLPTDTRVKFFDWKVTTQPLPEVPVGSVYASETPWVQALNGYGVIGKNVANKDSASSPDKALAINYTDPATGQQPVFSKGLGVHAPSKITYYLGGKCSSFTSQVGLESGFGGNIIFKVNADGVNKYQSRTYTPGFAPESVSVDLTGAAYVELVVDPSGSINGAHGVWGDAKFTCAP, from the coding sequence ATGTCCGCACCCGCATTGGGCTTATCCGGCGCTGTCCCCACCAGCCCCGGACGAGCCAAAAAGCTAGTCAGGAAGGCCGCCTCCCTTGGCTTGGCCTCGCTGCTCCTCGCAGGAACCATCCCCGCGCTCTCCTTCACCGCCGCCAATGCCGCTCCCGGCGATCCGGCCGCCATCAAAGCAGTCACCCCCGAAGTCCCCGTCGATGCCGCCGGAGTACCTCTCGGAGCGGTGACCGGGTTCACCCAGTCCGGCAACGTCGTCCACCTTTCCGCGGAGAAGGGCGCCATCCGCGTCACGTTCCTGGACGACGGCAACTTCCGCCTGGAAGCTGACCCCAGCGGAAACTTCACCGATCCCGCCAACACTGACCAAGGCGACCCCGCCAGGACCGCCAACATCGTAGTGGGCAAGGACAAGTTCCCGGGCGTCGCCCCCACCATTACCGACGGCGACTGGTTGGTCCTAAAGACCGCCAAAATCAGCGTCGAGATCAACAAGGCCACCACGCAACTTCGCGTTCTCAGGGCTGACGGCTCGTTGGTGCTGGAAGAGTCCGCGCCCATCACTTTCGGCGCCAACTCAGCCACGCAGCACCTGGCTCAACAGGACGGTGAGCAGTTCATTGGCGGCGGCATGCAAAACGGCCGTTCTGTCCATACAGGCGCCCTGATCAACATTGCCAGGAACTTCGACTGGGATGACGACGGCTACCCCAACGCAGTGCCTTACTACATGTCCTCCAAGGGCTACGGCGTACTCCGCGACACGTTTGCCCGCGGGTCCTATAACTTTGCCGGCCAGCCCACCACCACGCATGAGGAAAAGCGCTTTGACGCCTACTACTTCGTGGGTGACTACAAGCAGTCGCTCGGCGCCTACACCACATTGACCGGCAAGCCCATGATGCCCCCGGTGTACGCCCTGGAGTACGGCGATGCTGACTGCTACAACCGCTCCAACCCGGGCTATTCCTCCTCCGGCTACGGTGACCCGGACGGTGCCAAGCAACGTACCCCGGATGCGATCAAGACTGCGCGAAAATTTGTTGAGAACGACATGCCTGCAGGCTGGATGCTGGTCAACGACGGCTACGGCTGCGAATACCAGCAACTCCCGGAAACCGTGAGCAACATCGAGGAAGAAACCGACCTCAAAGTTGGCCTGTGGACGCAGCGTTCCCTGACCAACCAGGAGTACGAAGTGGGCGAGGCCGGCGTCCGCCTCCGGAAGCTCGACGTCGCGTGGGTGGGTCAGGGCTACCGCCAAGCACTCACCGGTTGCGAGGCCGCCCACGGCGGCATTGAGCAGTACTCCGATGCCCGCGGTACCTCGCTGATGGTGGAAGGCTGGGCCGGCTCCCAGCGCTGCGGCATGCAATGGACGGGGGACCATTCAGGAAACCTCGACGCCGTCCGCTGGCAGGTCTCGGCCCTCACCGGTGCCGGCAACTCAGGTTTGGCGTTCACCACGGGCGACGTTGACGGGATCTTCGGTGGTTCGGCAGAGTCCTACGTCCGCGATCTCCAGTGGAAGGCCTTCGCTCCGGCGCTGTACTCCATGTCCGGCTGGGCAGCCACTGACAAGCGTCCGTGGCTCTACGGTGACGAAGCCACGGCCATCAACCGCCAGTACCTCCAGCTCCGCCAGAAACTCATGCCCTTCATCTACACCCTCGCCCAGGAATCGTCGGCAACAGGCGTTTCCATGATGCGCTCCATGGCCCTGGAATTCCCTGATCAGGAATGGTCCTACGGTGCCGAGGCAAACAACCAGTTCATGCTCGGCTCCGACTTCCTGGTGGCCCCGGTCTTCACCCAGACCGACGTCCGCAACGGCATCTTCCTCCCGGCGGGCCAGCAGTGGGTGGATTACTGGACAGGCAAGCTCTACCAGGGTGGTCAGATCCTCAACGGTTACAACGCCCCTCTGGACAAGCTGCCGGTCTTCGTTCGTGCAGGTGCAGTGATCCCGCAAGGCATCGTGGCGCGCAACGCGTCCTTGGTTCCCGAGGATTCCATGATCACTTTGGACGTTTACGCTCAGGGCCAGGACACCTTCACGCTGTACGAGGATGACAAAGTCACCCGCGAATTCAAGGACGGCAAGTCCTCCAGCCAGCTCTTCACCGTAGACGCTCCGGGCACCGGCAACAGCAGTGTGATGGTCTCCATCGGTGAGCGGAAGGGTGAGTACACCGGCAAGGCCGCTGCCCGTCCCTACGAGCTGAAGGTCCACGCCGGCGCAGCACCCAAGGACGTGAAGATCGGCGGCACCAAGCTCGCCCAGCACTCTACCCAGGCCGCCTACGCCGCAGCAGCAACCGGCTGGTTCTTCGATGAGGCCAACAACGGCACTATCTGGGTCAAGACAGGGTCCATTGCGTCAAACCAGACCGCCACAGTCCAGCTCCAGCAAGCAGGGCCGTTGGGTGGCAAGAGCCAGGAGGACTCAGCTGCTGAAGTTCGTGTAACCACCGGTCAGCAGGTCTTCCAGGATCAGGAAACCACGGTCACCGCGGCCTTTGTGAACACTGGTGCCAAGGCCAAGAGCAACGTGGTGCTGACTCCGGTGCTCCCTGAGGGCTGGACTGTGGTCTCTTCCTCCGGAGCAACCGCAGCCAAGGTTGAAGGCGGCGCCACGGTAACCGCCACGTTCGTCATCAAGCCGGGCACCAGCGCGAAGGCGGGCCAACAGACCGTGCGGGTATCGGCGTCGTACGTTTCTTCCGGTTCGCTGCAGACCGTGACAGGCGGCAACCAGATCTATGTGGCTTACGGTTCCTTGGCCTCGGCCTACAACACCGTCTCAATCACCACCGTGGCCGGCAAGGCGCTTGGAAACTTCGACGGCGGAGGGGCCACCTTCGCTGCCGAACAGCTGGCGGCCGCTACGGTACCGGCAGGCGGTGTCCGGCCGGGCAGCACCGTGACCGTGGATGCCGGAAAGCCGACCCAGGTTGACTACACGTGGCCTGCCGTTGGCCCGGACGTTCCCAACTCCGTGGCACTCTCCGCTCAGACCATCGCCGTCCAGGGCAAGGGAACGCACTTGGCTGTGCTCGGATCCGCCGCGGTAGGCAATGGAACCAGCCCGGTTTTGACGCTGAGCTACGCGGACGGGACCACCGAGCAGCAATCCATCTTCTTCCCCAACTGGTTGCAGCCCTCCGTCCTCAACGGGGCAGTGGTGGCCGTTTCGGAGCAGGGCAGGAACAACGCCAACGGACCGTCGCCGGAGTACACGCAGTACAAGTACCAGGCCTTCTCCAATACGGTCCGGCTCAATCCCACCAAAGAGCTGGCATCGGTCACCCTGCCCACTGACACCCGGGTGAAGTTCTTCGACTGGAAGGTGACCACTCAGCCCTTGCCCGAGGTGCCGGTTGGCTCGGTGTACGCCTCTGAAACTCCGTGGGTCCAGGCATTGAACGGCTACGGCGTGATCGGCAAAAACGTGGCAAACAAGGACTCGGCATCGTCCCCGGACAAGGCGCTGGCCATCAACTACACCGATCCCGCCACCGGTCAGCAGCCTGTGTTCAGCAAGGGCCTTGGCGTCCACGCTCCCTCAAAGATCACCTATTACCTGGGTGGAAAGTGCAGCTCATTCACTTCCCAGGTGGGCCTTGAGAGTGGCTTCGGCGGCAACATCATCTTCAAGGTCAATGCCGATGGCGTGAACAAGTATCAGTCCCGCACCTACACGCCGGGCTTCGCGCCGGAGTCGGTATCCGTGGACCTCACTGGTGCCGCATACGTGGAATTGGTGGTTGACCCCTCCGGCTCCATCAACGGCGCTCACGGTGTTTGGGGTGATGCGAAGTTCACCTGCGCTCCGTAG
- a CDS encoding penicillin-binding transpeptidase domain-containing protein: MGKLKKHRLVLGLVSLVMAGSLTACDDGRAGAEGAAKQLASSLAALDVGQIAVEGKDAAAANEQLKAVFEGLDAKPAVESGDVKLDGDTATFPLNYSWNIGSAKWEYSSEATLKKSGDKWAVQWTPALLAPELSEGETLSVKTVPAQRGQILGAGDAPIVEDRPVFRVGIDKTKVPAEQADASARAMAALLGLDAEEYAKQVAASGPQAFVEGLVLRAYTPEITEAKIEAIPGGSSILDSMALAPTRTFARALLGSVGQASAEQIENSNGALRAGDTTGTGGLQQKYDSLLRGKDGVEVLATPEVKSEGETPGTKVFFSSLPSPGTTLKTTLDLKLQQLAEETLAKVGPASAIVALKPSTGAVLAAASGPGSNGYNTALLGQYAPGSTFKIVDSLAMFRNGATPDSKVECPSTLTVDGRTFKNAEGYPESSLGSVALRDAFAHSCNTAFINARDAVSQDQLESAAQALGVAVEAPKLGADAFLGSVPGAAEGTEHAASMIGQGKVLFSPLSAAVMAASVANGAPVSPQLVLNADAAQGSGATQNPSAGATPTESGSAPPSSASASALPASPASTKPITKEEAASLADMMRAVVTSGHAGFLAEVPGTPVGAKTGTAEFGNDNPPKTHAWIVATHGDLAVAVFVEEGGLGATVSGPLLKTFLTAAAG; the protein is encoded by the coding sequence ATGGGGAAATTGAAAAAGCATCGTCTTGTCCTTGGTCTCGTGTCGCTGGTGATGGCGGGTTCACTGACCGCCTGCGATGACGGCCGCGCGGGTGCGGAAGGGGCAGCGAAGCAGCTGGCCTCCTCGCTTGCGGCGCTCGACGTCGGCCAGATCGCCGTTGAGGGTAAGGACGCTGCCGCGGCCAACGAACAACTCAAAGCAGTGTTCGAGGGACTGGACGCCAAGCCTGCGGTGGAGTCCGGCGATGTGAAGCTCGACGGCGACACCGCAACTTTCCCCCTGAACTACAGCTGGAACATCGGCTCGGCCAAGTGGGAATACAGCTCCGAAGCCACACTGAAGAAGTCCGGCGACAAATGGGCTGTCCAATGGACCCCTGCCCTCCTCGCCCCGGAACTCTCCGAAGGCGAGACCCTCTCCGTCAAAACCGTTCCTGCCCAGCGGGGTCAGATCCTGGGCGCCGGAGACGCTCCCATTGTTGAGGACCGTCCGGTCTTCCGGGTAGGCATCGACAAAACCAAGGTTCCGGCTGAGCAAGCGGACGCTTCTGCGCGTGCCATGGCTGCGTTGCTCGGACTGGATGCGGAAGAGTACGCCAAGCAGGTTGCCGCCTCAGGTCCGCAGGCTTTTGTGGAGGGCCTTGTGCTGCGGGCCTACACTCCGGAAATCACTGAAGCGAAGATTGAGGCCATCCCGGGCGGATCGAGCATCCTGGACTCCATGGCTTTGGCCCCCACCCGCACCTTCGCGCGGGCATTGCTCGGCAGCGTTGGCCAAGCCAGTGCTGAACAAATTGAGAACTCCAATGGTGCCCTGCGCGCCGGGGACACCACGGGTACTGGCGGTCTGCAGCAGAAGTACGACTCTTTGCTCCGCGGTAAAGACGGTGTGGAAGTTCTCGCCACCCCTGAGGTGAAGTCCGAAGGCGAGACACCCGGTACCAAGGTGTTCTTCTCTTCCCTGCCGTCCCCCGGCACTACGCTCAAAACCACGCTGGACCTCAAGCTGCAGCAGCTGGCGGAAGAGACGCTGGCGAAGGTGGGGCCAGCGTCGGCCATTGTTGCCCTCAAACCTTCAACCGGGGCCGTCCTTGCTGCCGCCTCCGGACCAGGCAGCAACGGTTACAACACCGCCTTGCTGGGTCAGTACGCTCCAGGTTCCACGTTCAAAATTGTTGATTCCCTGGCGATGTTCCGCAATGGTGCCACCCCGGACTCGAAGGTTGAGTGCCCCTCAACGCTGACGGTGGACGGCCGCACGTTCAAAAATGCCGAGGGCTACCCGGAAAGCTCCCTTGGCTCGGTGGCCCTCCGCGACGCTTTTGCACACTCCTGCAACACGGCCTTCATCAACGCCCGCGATGCCGTTAGCCAGGACCAGCTCGAATCCGCAGCCCAAGCCCTGGGCGTGGCGGTTGAGGCTCCCAAGCTTGGCGCTGATGCATTCCTTGGTTCGGTTCCCGGTGCTGCCGAAGGCACTGAGCACGCAGCTTCCATGATTGGCCAGGGCAAGGTGCTCTTTTCCCCGCTCTCGGCCGCGGTCATGGCTGCTTCCGTCGCCAATGGTGCGCCCGTCTCTCCGCAGCTCGTGCTGAACGCCGACGCCGCACAGGGGTCCGGGGCCACCCAGAACCCCAGCGCCGGTGCCACGCCCACCGAAAGTGGCAGCGCGCCGCCGTCGTCCGCTTCTGCTTCAGCGCTTCCCGCCTCACCGGCATCCACCAAGCCCATTACCAAGGAAGAGGCTGCATCCCTGGCTGACATGATGCGGGCCGTGGTGACGTCAGGCCACGCAGGCTTCCTGGCCGAAGTCCCGGGCACACCGGTTGGCGCCAAGACCGGCACCGCGGAATTCGGCAATGACAATCCGCCCAAGACCCACGCCTGGATCGTCGCAACGCATGGGGATCTGGCTGTTGCCGTGTTCGTGGAAGAAGGCGGCCTGGGTGCAACGGTCAGTGGGCCGCTGCTGAAGACGTTCCTTACTGCCGCGGCGGGCTGA
- a CDS encoding ABC transporter permease, with product MFLAIRDIRFAKGRFALMGSVVALITLLLVMLSGLTAGLGNQSTSALGALPVQQIAFGAPAGAEPKASYTESEVSAGQLAAWRDQPGVASAEALGISQTRFQSLSDGGTPAGTANVAVFGGGLAPSAVEDGTVAVGESLAKELALDVGSRVRAGGTDLRVSAVVEDQWYSHTGVVWTSLDTWRSIAHAAPGSATVIAATFDDGASVDVDAANAAAGTVSTDPVGSFQALASYKSENGSLMLMQAFLYGISALVIVAFLTVWTVQRTRDIAVLKALGASSAYVLRDALTQAAMVLLAGAFVGGLLGLAGGFFASQAAPFLITPLTTLVPMVGIILLGLAGAVLAVRSVTKVDPLLALGGN from the coding sequence ATGTTTCTTGCCATCCGCGACATCCGTTTCGCCAAGGGCCGCTTTGCGCTCATGGGCAGCGTGGTCGCCCTGATCACCTTGCTGCTGGTCATGCTGTCCGGGCTGACGGCGGGCTTGGGCAACCAGTCGACGTCGGCCCTTGGGGCCCTGCCTGTGCAGCAGATTGCCTTCGGCGCACCCGCTGGGGCCGAGCCAAAGGCTTCGTACACCGAGTCCGAAGTTTCCGCTGGTCAGCTCGCGGCATGGCGGGATCAGCCGGGCGTTGCCTCCGCGGAGGCGCTGGGAATCAGCCAAACCCGTTTTCAGTCACTGAGTGATGGCGGGACTCCGGCTGGAACCGCCAATGTTGCAGTCTTTGGCGGCGGCCTGGCACCGTCAGCGGTGGAGGACGGGACGGTGGCGGTGGGTGAATCGCTGGCCAAGGAACTGGCGTTGGACGTCGGCAGCCGTGTCCGTGCGGGAGGGACAGACCTGAGGGTTTCAGCTGTTGTGGAGGACCAGTGGTACTCCCACACCGGCGTGGTGTGGACCTCCCTGGACACGTGGCGGTCCATCGCCCACGCGGCACCTGGCTCTGCCACGGTGATCGCCGCAACCTTCGACGATGGCGCTTCCGTGGACGTCGACGCCGCCAACGCAGCGGCCGGCACAGTCAGCACGGATCCGGTGGGCTCATTCCAGGCGCTGGCCTCCTACAAAAGCGAGAACGGCTCACTCATGCTGATGCAGGCATTTCTCTATGGAATCTCGGCCTTGGTGATCGTGGCCTTCCTGACTGTGTGGACTGTGCAGCGCACACGTGACATCGCTGTCCTCAAAGCCTTGGGTGCATCATCGGCCTACGTGCTGCGCGATGCCCTTACCCAGGCGGCCATGGTGCTGCTGGCGGGAGCGTTTGTGGGTGGTCTCCTCGGCCTTGCCGGCGGGTTTTTTGCGTCCCAGGCAGCCCCCTTCCTGATCACGCCTTTAACCACTCTTGTCCCGATGGTGGGGATTATTCTCCTCGGCCTGGCAGGCGCTGTACTGGCAGTTAGAAGCGTCACCAAGGTGGATCCGCTGTTGGCCCTCGGCGGCAACTAA
- a CDS encoding response regulator transcription factor produces the protein MSGIRVLLVDDHPVVRAGLRAMLADFPGVTVVAEAADGDAALTELRKLHTLGQPVDLVLMDLQMGSGMDGVTATEKIKAGEAGTPPPPVLILTTYDTDADILAAVEAGASGYMLKDAPPEQIRQAVLSAAAGQTALAPEVAARLMGRIRNPSPALSAREVQLLELLATGMSNRAMAKQLFISEATVKTHLVHIYSKLGVDNRTAAIAVATQRRIIRGR, from the coding sequence GTGAGTGGGATTCGCGTGTTGCTGGTGGATGATCACCCGGTGGTTCGGGCGGGTTTGCGGGCAATGCTCGCCGATTTCCCGGGTGTGACCGTGGTTGCGGAGGCCGCTGATGGTGATGCCGCGCTGACCGAACTCCGCAAGCTGCACACGCTGGGCCAGCCGGTGGATCTGGTGCTCATGGACCTGCAGATGGGCAGCGGAATGGACGGGGTGACGGCCACGGAGAAGATCAAGGCGGGCGAGGCCGGGACTCCCCCGCCGCCCGTGCTGATTCTGACCACGTACGACACCGACGCCGACATCCTCGCCGCAGTGGAGGCCGGCGCGAGCGGCTACATGCTCAAAGACGCCCCGCCCGAGCAGATCAGGCAGGCCGTCCTGTCCGCCGCGGCGGGGCAAACTGCCCTTGCGCCGGAGGTGGCGGCGCGGCTCATGGGCCGCATCCGGAATCCTTCGCCCGCTTTGAGTGCCCGGGAAGTGCAGCTGTTGGAGCTTCTGGCCACGGGCATGAGCAACCGTGCCATGGCCAAGCAACTCTTCATTTCCGAGGCCACGGTGAAGACCCACTTGGTGCACATCTACTCGAAGCTCGGGGTGGACAACCGGACTGCTGCCATCGCTGTGGCGACGCAGCGAAGGATCATCCGCGGGCGCTGA